The Arctopsyche grandis isolate Sample6627 chromosome 5, ASM5162203v2, whole genome shotgun sequence genome includes a window with the following:
- the Srp54 gene encoding splicing regulatory protein 54 isoform X2, which produces MVVSGGGGGGGGSSSGGGGGGGGGGGGRVIQVTNIAPQATKDQMGTLFGYLGRVDDIRLYPTLRDVSCPVSSRICWVRYAESVSAGVAPHLTNTVFIDRALIVVGVPSANDLPDEHRALQLSGGGLPGLGLGLAPQTHPHEPTLPPHLINTLDGLPPNQVIQTHDPRLSAAGLPVYPPLPAAYNTRQIEEIRRTLLTIDVHPDVTAQQVVDHFSTAGQVKYVRFCQRDSDKFKYALVEFSEQESIIKGLKLNGTKLEGCVIKVHHATQAIVKPQTKSNEAAQREIEEAMCRVKEAQNLISAAIDPVIGLLSKEKRRSRRRSRSRQRSRRSRSRSRHRSRRSRSRSRRRRHRSRSRSSHRRSHSRRSRSRGKTSRSKRDKSRNRDKEKEIKEKDRSKKEEKEKTASIEKESSLEKRRSSSKEPSKEKHRSRSREKKSRERKRSKSREKERKRSRSREKRDKRSRSRGKKRSRSRERKRSRSRERKRSRSRERKRSRSLTRDRKKSISRDRKRSKSVDRKRSHSKSGSKPRTKSPSVDIKSRESNERDDGPKVARDYDEEERGFDADGGSGKSEEYNATPDARSKDSPDNMDISNSP; this is translated from the exons ATGGTGGTGAGCGGAGGAGGGGGCGGCGGGGGAGGAAGCAGCAGCGGAggaggcgggggcgggggcggcggCGGCGGGGGGCGCGTGATCCAAGTGACGAACATCGCGCCGCAGGCCACGAAGGACCAGATGGGCACTCTGTTCGGCTACTTGGGCCGCGTCGACGACATCCGGCTGTACCCCACGCTGCGCGACGTCTCCTGCCCCGTGTCGTCGCGCATCTGCTGGGTTCGTTACGCCGAGTCCGTGTCGGCCGGCGTGGCTCCTCACCTCACCAACACCGTCTTCATCGACCGAGCTCTCATCGTGGTGGGCGTCCCCTCGGCCAACGACCTCCCCGACGAACACCGCGCGTTGCAACTCTCGGGCGGAGGCCTTCCGGGCTTGGGCTTGGGCTTGGCGCCGCAGACGCACCCCCACGAACCCACTCTACCTCCACATCTCATCAACACACTCGACGGACTTCCTCCAAATCAG GTTATTCAAACTCACGATCCTCGTCTCTCTGCCGCTGGGTTACCCGTGTATCCACCTCTACCCGCGGCCTACAACACTAGACAGATAGAGGAGATACGTCGCACGTTATTGACCATCGACGTACACCCCGACGTAACCGCTCAGCAAGTCGTCGACCATTTCAGTACGGCCGGCCAAGTTAAATATGTTAGGTTTTGTCAGAGAGACTCGGATAAGTTTAAGTACGCGCTGGTCGAATTCAGCGAGCAAGAGAGCATCATTAAGGGGTTGAAGTTGAATGGAACGAAACTCGAGGGCTGCGTCATCAAG GTGCATCATGCGACTCAAGCTATTGTAAAGCCTCAGACTAAGAGTAACGAGGCCGCTCAACGGGAGATAGAGGAAGCCATGTGTCGCGTTAAAGAAGCGCAGAATCTTATCTCGGCCGCTATCGATCCCGTAATTGGACTCTTGTCGAAAGAAAAGCGAAG ATCGAGACGTAGATCTCGTTCTCGTCAACGATCCCGTCGTTCACGTTCTCGCTCGCGACACAGATCGAGACGCTCTAGATCTCGATCGAGACGCCGTAGACATCGTTCTAG ATCCCGTTCTAGTCATCGTCGTAGCCATTCAAGGAGGTCTCGTTCGCGTGGAAAGACTTCGCGTTCCAAAAGGGATAAGTCGCGGAATAGGgataaagaaaaagaaatcaaagaaaaagacaggAGTAAGAAGGAAGAAAAGGAAAAGAcggcctcgattgaaaaagagtCTTCTTTGGAGAAGAGACGTTCCTCGTCTAAAGAGCCATCTAAAGAAAAACATCGTTCTCGCTCGAGGGAGAAAAAATCGCGGGAACGTAAACGCTCCAAATCTCGAGAAAAAGAAAGGAAGCGCTCCAGATCCAGAGAAAAGCGCGACAAGAGGAGTAGATCTCGCGGTAAAAAGAGGTCCAGATCTCGAGAGCGAAAGAGATCCCGGTCTAGGGAACGAAAGCGCTCCAGGTCTCGAGAACGCAAAAGATCCCGCTCTCTTACGCGAGATAGGAAAAAGTCGATATCCAGAGACCGTAAGAGATCCAAGTCTGTCGATCGCAAACGGTCGCACTCAAAGAGCGGATCTAAACCGAGAACTAAGTCACCGAGCGTAGATATTAAAAGTAGGGAGTCAAACGAGAGAGACGATGGCCCAAAAGTGGCGAGAGACTATGACGAGGAGGAACGTGGATTCGATGCCGACGGTGGATCTGGTAAATCCGAAGAATACAATGCCACACCAGACGCCCGCAGTAAAGATTCTCCTGATAATATGGATATTTCTAATTCTCCTTAA
- the Srp54 gene encoding splicing regulatory protein 54 isoform X1 — protein sequence MVVSGGGGGGGGSSSGGGGGGGGGGGGRVIQVTNIAPQATKDQMGTLFGYLGRVDDIRLYPTLRDVSCPVSSRICWVRYAESVSAGVAPHLTNTVFIDRALIVVGVPSANDLPDEHRALQLSGGGLPGLGLGLAPQTHPHEPTLPPHLINTLDGLPPNQVIQTHDPRLSAAGLPVYPPLPAAYNTRQIEEIRRTLLTIDVHPDVTAQQVVDHFSTAGQVKYVRFCQRDSDKFKYALVEFSEQESIIKGLKLNGTKLEGCVIKVHHATQAIVKPQTKSNEAAQREIEEAMCRVKEAQNLISAAIDPVIGLLSKEKRRSHSRSRSRRRSRSRQRSRRSRSRSRHRSRRSRSRSRRRRHRSRSRSSHRRSHSRRSRSRGKTSRSKRDKSRNRDKEKEIKEKDRSKKEEKEKTASIEKESSLEKRRSSSKEPSKEKHRSRSREKKSRERKRSKSREKERKRSRSREKRDKRSRSRGKKRSRSRERKRSRSRERKRSRSRERKRSRSLTRDRKKSISRDRKRSKSVDRKRSHSKSGSKPRTKSPSVDIKSRESNERDDGPKVARDYDEEERGFDADGGSGKSEEYNATPDARSKDSPDNMDISNSP from the exons ATGGTGGTGAGCGGAGGAGGGGGCGGCGGGGGAGGAAGCAGCAGCGGAggaggcgggggcgggggcggcggCGGCGGGGGGCGCGTGATCCAAGTGACGAACATCGCGCCGCAGGCCACGAAGGACCAGATGGGCACTCTGTTCGGCTACTTGGGCCGCGTCGACGACATCCGGCTGTACCCCACGCTGCGCGACGTCTCCTGCCCCGTGTCGTCGCGCATCTGCTGGGTTCGTTACGCCGAGTCCGTGTCGGCCGGCGTGGCTCCTCACCTCACCAACACCGTCTTCATCGACCGAGCTCTCATCGTGGTGGGCGTCCCCTCGGCCAACGACCTCCCCGACGAACACCGCGCGTTGCAACTCTCGGGCGGAGGCCTTCCGGGCTTGGGCTTGGGCTTGGCGCCGCAGACGCACCCCCACGAACCCACTCTACCTCCACATCTCATCAACACACTCGACGGACTTCCTCCAAATCAG GTTATTCAAACTCACGATCCTCGTCTCTCTGCCGCTGGGTTACCCGTGTATCCACCTCTACCCGCGGCCTACAACACTAGACAGATAGAGGAGATACGTCGCACGTTATTGACCATCGACGTACACCCCGACGTAACCGCTCAGCAAGTCGTCGACCATTTCAGTACGGCCGGCCAAGTTAAATATGTTAGGTTTTGTCAGAGAGACTCGGATAAGTTTAAGTACGCGCTGGTCGAATTCAGCGAGCAAGAGAGCATCATTAAGGGGTTGAAGTTGAATGGAACGAAACTCGAGGGCTGCGTCATCAAG GTGCATCATGCGACTCAAGCTATTGTAAAGCCTCAGACTAAGAGTAACGAGGCCGCTCAACGGGAGATAGAGGAAGCCATGTGTCGCGTTAAAGAAGCGCAGAATCTTATCTCGGCCGCTATCGATCCCGTAATTGGACTCTTGTCGAAAGAAAAGCGAAG GTCCCATTCTCGATCAAGATCGAGACGTAGATCTCGTTCTCGTCAACGATCCCGTCGTTCACGTTCTCGCTCGCGACACAGATCGAGACGCTCTAGATCTCGATCGAGACGCCGTAGACATCGTTCTAG ATCCCGTTCTAGTCATCGTCGTAGCCATTCAAGGAGGTCTCGTTCGCGTGGAAAGACTTCGCGTTCCAAAAGGGATAAGTCGCGGAATAGGgataaagaaaaagaaatcaaagaaaaagacaggAGTAAGAAGGAAGAAAAGGAAAAGAcggcctcgattgaaaaagagtCTTCTTTGGAGAAGAGACGTTCCTCGTCTAAAGAGCCATCTAAAGAAAAACATCGTTCTCGCTCGAGGGAGAAAAAATCGCGGGAACGTAAACGCTCCAAATCTCGAGAAAAAGAAAGGAAGCGCTCCAGATCCAGAGAAAAGCGCGACAAGAGGAGTAGATCTCGCGGTAAAAAGAGGTCCAGATCTCGAGAGCGAAAGAGATCCCGGTCTAGGGAACGAAAGCGCTCCAGGTCTCGAGAACGCAAAAGATCCCGCTCTCTTACGCGAGATAGGAAAAAGTCGATATCCAGAGACCGTAAGAGATCCAAGTCTGTCGATCGCAAACGGTCGCACTCAAAGAGCGGATCTAAACCGAGAACTAAGTCACCGAGCGTAGATATTAAAAGTAGGGAGTCAAACGAGAGAGACGATGGCCCAAAAGTGGCGAGAGACTATGACGAGGAGGAACGTGGATTCGATGCCGACGGTGGATCTGGTAAATCCGAAGAATACAATGCCACACCAGACGCCCGCAGTAAAGATTCTCCTGATAATATGGATATTTCTAATTCTCCTTAA